A window of the Emys orbicularis isolate rEmyOrb1 chromosome 1, rEmyOrb1.hap1, whole genome shotgun sequence genome harbors these coding sequences:
- the LOC135885046 gene encoding interferon-induced protein with tetratricopeptide repeats 2-like, producing the protein MSPLRLKEKLQALQCHFTWNFEIRDKVDATHILQTLALRIAHTHHQNQPVLLAMQAYLYHLQGQYEDALQSLREAEEILQRDHPDNFPRQVPVIYGNYAWLYYHLAHYDLVELYLDKVRKICSSLKSRSPYAAQIPEIHAQKGWSLLAAGFRNGREATECFQMALREDKANGEFLAGLAIAAFASWSHAPNSASRNAAREKLGAIIHEQQQNYEAKVYLAKILKRADRQQAEALLEDVVQNSLDPEVLRNAAKFFLQEFPQQAIAILQRAISLNPTYHLLHYDLGVCYKKQLKEAKSGRREEILAAAIEAFKKAVQKDPVSVFSKLALAEMYGENTPHYQEEIYLNLMSEMPSLSKKCQQAVYLHWGDFLFYKQKSVWEAAEMYKAGFAIPDGYQERQQLKQRLEEVAGEFQQSSQTAEAEAILDFIQETETPWDMGRSTGGSNRAGDWRCRENV; encoded by the exons ATGAG CCCCCTGCGTCTGAAGGAGAAGCTGCAGGCCCTCCAGTGCCACTTCACCTGGAACTTTGAAATCAGAGACAAGGTAGATGCAACTCACATCCTCCAAACTCTGGCTCTCAGGATTGCCCACACTCACCACCAGAACCAGCCCGTGCTCCTTGCCATGCAGGCTTATCTCTACCACCTGCAAGGGCAATATGAAGACGCTCTGCAAAGCCTTAGAGAAGCCGAGGAGATTCTGCAAAGAGATCACCCAGATAACTTCCCCCGGCAGGTCCCGGTCATTTACGGAAACTACGCCTGGCTCTATTATCACTTGGCCCACTATGATTTGGTTGAGCTTTACCTGGACAAGGTTAGAAAGATCTGCAGCTCCCTTAAGAGCCGCTCTCCATATGCAGCTCAGATCCCTGAGATACATGCACAGAAAGGCTGGTCTCTCCTGGCAGCAGGCTTCCGCAATGGCAGAGAAGCCACAGAGTGTTTCCAAATGGCATTGAGAGAAGACAAAGCAAATGGGGAATTTCTTGCTGGGTTGGCAATCGCAGCCTTTGCATCATGGAGTCACGCACCGAATTCTGCATCTCGGAATGCTGCCAGAGAGAAGTTGGGCGCCATTATCCATGAACAGCAGCAAAACTATGAAGCTAAAGTGTATTTAGCCAAGATCCTTAAGAGGGCGGATAGACAGCAAGCCGAAGCCCTCTTAGAAGATGTTGTCCAGAATAGCCTGGACCCTGAGGTTCTGAGAAATGCAGCCAAGTTCTTTCTACAAGAATTCCCACAACAAGCAATTGCTATCCTACAGCGAGCAATATCGCTGAATCCCACTTATCATCTCCTTCACTATGACCTTGGCGTCTGCTACAAGAAACAACTGAAGGAGGCCAAATcaggcagaagagaagaaatATTGGCAGCAGCTATTGAGGCCTTCAAAAAGGCTGTGCAAAAAGATCCAGTCTCTGTATTTTCAAAGCTGGCTTTAGCTGAAATGTATGGAGAAAATACACCTCACTACCAAGAAGAGATTTATCTCAATCTCATGAGCGAAATGCCCAGCCTCAGCAAGAAGTGTCAGCAGGCAGTCTACCTTCACTGGGGGGATTTCCTCTTCTACAAGCAGAAGTCAGTGTGGGAGGCAGCTGAGATGTACAAAGCAGGTTTCGCCATTCCAGACGGCTACCAGGAGAGGCAACAACTGAAACAAAGGTTGGAAGAGGTGGCAGGAGAATTCCAGCAGAGCTCCCAAACCGCTGAGGCTGAGGCCATACTTGACTTCATTCAAGAGACTGAAACTCCATGGGACATGGGGAGATCCACTGGTGGCAGcaacagagcaggagactggaGATGTAGAGAAAATGTGTGA